In Streptomyces chartreusis, the following proteins share a genomic window:
- a CDS encoding ATP-binding protein — MDSDGTQDARGTHATPVPRPATPPEAPAVPPRPTRAPGAGPDGSTFLTWLRAPRPEAQPGVWRFGHVPRPDQEPEQIPTRQLLSGALIAFLCGWLVWSLLWNGYLGGWWVLPLELFTPDSWRENNDRFGNAFLWYSYYTLIALAIMLAVGRLGRWGEVWRRFGPPAWRRAAPVAERAPAPGQDPASWPALRAAGAADAAERLASDARSGLMRDVDYARIVRAWQGVRSGRHDLPTFSGAVLKDGAAACLHPSGERDLSARVARHDLVSGQVRLGTTADDPRNPYAYRGTGLGLGPDLIGTSLLAVGPAGSGKTGTVVRPLAESLCLQALAGRASVVVVGAAGTGLGPADAFDVVVRIGNPESIYDLDLYGGTNDPDEAAAVLAEALVGDLADPHPGSDSRRSTTVLAQLLGPFRAVHDRFPSVPELRQLLDGSPGALGALRTGLEGSGQESLLRELDARERQLGHPGDVAAVLADRVALLDRPAFAGFFDTSGQSRPFTLKALDHPVRVRIDLPARGHAEASRMLARLVLAQFTASVAVREDRSLFACLVLDDATGVVTPEAVRGIQRLRSGNAGAVLTLRTLDDVPRPLRGPLLGSTGCRMALAGVTPWDGQDFAEVWGKEWTEARDVTDRQIIAETPAGKALHAVRRVITGKAPTARAVTVRQVERERWSASELAHGVPPGHAVLSLTSVQGEHAPPLLVDLRG, encoded by the coding sequence ATGGACAGCGACGGGACGCAGGACGCGCGGGGCACACACGCGACGCCTGTGCCACGTCCGGCGACCCCACCGGAGGCCCCGGCGGTGCCGCCGCGGCCGACGCGGGCGCCGGGTGCGGGGCCGGACGGCTCGACGTTCCTGACCTGGCTACGGGCACCCCGACCGGAGGCGCAGCCCGGCGTCTGGCGGTTCGGACATGTGCCCCGGCCGGACCAGGAGCCCGAGCAGATCCCGACGCGACAGCTGCTGAGCGGGGCGCTGATCGCGTTCCTGTGCGGATGGCTGGTCTGGTCGCTGCTGTGGAACGGCTATCTCGGCGGCTGGTGGGTGCTGCCCCTGGAGCTGTTCACCCCGGACTCCTGGCGCGAGAACAACGACCGCTTCGGCAATGCCTTCCTCTGGTACAGCTACTACACCCTCATCGCGCTCGCCATCATGCTCGCCGTCGGCCGCCTCGGCCGCTGGGGCGAGGTCTGGCGGCGCTTCGGGCCGCCCGCCTGGCGCCGTGCCGCCCCCGTGGCCGAGCGGGCGCCCGCCCCCGGGCAGGACCCCGCGTCCTGGCCCGCGCTGCGTGCCGCCGGGGCCGCGGACGCCGCCGAGCGGCTGGCCTCCGACGCACGGTCCGGGCTGATGCGGGACGTCGACTACGCCCGGATCGTCCGGGCCTGGCAGGGCGTGCGCTCCGGGCGGCACGACCTGCCCACCTTCAGCGGCGCCGTGCTCAAGGACGGCGCCGCCGCCTGCCTGCACCCCTCCGGAGAGCGCGACCTGTCCGCCCGGGTCGCCCGGCACGACCTCGTCAGCGGCCAGGTGCGGCTCGGCACGACCGCCGACGACCCGCGCAATCCGTACGCCTACCGCGGCACCGGACTGGGCCTCGGGCCCGACCTGATCGGTACGTCCCTGCTCGCGGTGGGGCCGGCCGGATCCGGCAAGACGGGCACCGTGGTGCGGCCGCTCGCCGAGTCGCTGTGCCTGCAGGCGCTGGCCGGGCGGGCCTCCGTGGTCGTCGTCGGCGCGGCGGGCACCGGGCTCGGACCGGCCGACGCGTTCGACGTCGTCGTACGGATCGGGAACCCGGAGTCGATCTACGACCTGGACCTGTACGGCGGCACCAACGACCCCGACGAGGCGGCCGCCGTGCTCGCGGAGGCGCTGGTCGGTGACCTCGCCGACCCGCACCCGGGCAGCGACAGCCGCCGCTCCACGACCGTGCTGGCCCAGCTCCTCGGGCCGTTCAGGGCGGTCCACGACCGCTTCCCGTCCGTGCCCGAGCTGCGGCAGCTGCTTGACGGCTCGCCCGGCGCCCTCGGTGCGCTGCGCACGGGGCTGGAAGGATCCGGGCAGGAGTCGCTGCTGCGGGAACTGGACGCCCGGGAGCGGCAGTTGGGGCACCCCGGCGATGTGGCGGCCGTGCTCGCGGACCGGGTGGCGCTGCTCGACAGGCCGGCGTTCGCCGGGTTCTTCGACACCTCGGGGCAGTCGCGGCCGTTCACGCTGAAGGCCCTCGACCACCCCGTCCGGGTCCGCATCGACCTGCCCGCGCGGGGGCACGCAGAGGCTTCCCGGATGCTGGCCCGGCTGGTGCTCGCGCAGTTCACGGCGAGTGTCGCGGTACGGGAGGACCGATCGCTGTTCGCCTGTCTGGTGCTGGACGACGCGACCGGCGTCGTGACGCCGGAGGCCGTGCGGGGGATCCAGCGGCTGCGGTCCGGCAACGCCGGCGCGGTGCTGACGCTGCGCACCCTGGACGACGTACCGAGGCCGCTGCGCGGGCCGCTGCTGGGGTCCACCGGGTGCCGGATGGCGCTGGCCGGGGTCACGCCCTGGGACGGGCAGGACTTCGCCGAGGTGTGGGGCAAGGAGTGGACCGAGGCGCGGGACGTCACCGACCGGCAGATCATCGCCGAGACCCCGGCCGGCAAGGCGCTGCACGCGGTGCGCCGGGTCATCACCGGCAAGGCGCCGACCGCGCGGGCGGTCACCGTGCGGCAGGTCGAGCGGGAGCGGTGGTCGGCGTCCGAGCTGGCGCACGGGGTGCCGCCCGGGCATGCCGTGCTCTCGCTCACGAGCGTTCAGGGCGAGCACGCGCCGCCGCTGCTGGTGGATCTGCGGGGCTGA
- a CDS encoding PucR family transcriptional regulator, which yields MPPTLSSLVHHSALKLTVRAGEDRLDVPVRWAHASELTDPVPYMEGGELLLITALKLDAENPESMRRYVRRLVGAGVVGLGFAVGVNYEDIPEALVEAATAEDLPLLEVPRRTPFLAISKAVSAAIAADQYRAVTAGFAAQRELTKHALTDGPEGLLSALASQVDGWAALYDASGAVVATAPEWAGRRAARLTADVERLRERPAPASSVVGGPENEDRVELHSLGTGRRPRAALAVGTATALGTAERYAVHSAIALLTLTTERSRSLQAAEQRIGAAVLRMLLAGQPDHARAVAGGLYGGLLDAPFRMIIAESASVSAARVVDSGSRVPLTKASAAVLVAAGEAGGDPLGALTEIVESAAARAGEAVLVVPEGEGESARLVVLAADGGAAVSASAEYAAALEATRVGTVSEQPGFIDDELVVGLSAPAGPIAAAAAYKQAEQALSVARRRGRVFVEHEQLAAGSVLPLLADDAVKAFADGLLRALHEHDATGRGDLVASLRAWLSRHGQWDAAAADLGVHRHTLRYRMRRVEEILGRSLDDADVRMELWLALKATSTE from the coding sequence ATGCCCCCCACGCTCTCCTCGCTCGTCCACCACTCCGCGCTGAAGCTGACCGTGCGGGCGGGCGAGGACCGCCTGGACGTGCCCGTGCGCTGGGCGCATGCCAGCGAGCTCACCGACCCCGTGCCCTACATGGAGGGCGGGGAACTGCTGCTGATCACGGCGCTGAAGCTGGACGCCGAGAACCCCGAGTCGATGCGCCGCTATGTGCGGCGCCTGGTCGGTGCGGGCGTGGTCGGGCTCGGCTTCGCCGTCGGCGTCAACTACGAGGACATCCCCGAGGCCCTGGTCGAGGCCGCGACGGCGGAGGACCTTCCGCTGCTCGAGGTGCCGCGCCGCACGCCCTTCCTCGCCATCAGCAAGGCGGTCTCCGCGGCCATCGCGGCGGACCAGTACCGCGCGGTGACGGCGGGCTTCGCCGCCCAGCGGGAGCTGACCAAGCACGCCCTGACCGACGGCCCCGAAGGGCTGCTGTCCGCGCTGGCCTCGCAGGTGGACGGCTGGGCCGCGCTGTACGACGCCTCCGGTGCCGTCGTCGCGACCGCGCCCGAGTGGGCCGGGCGGCGGGCGGCCCGGCTCACGGCGGACGTCGAGCGGCTGCGCGAGCGGCCCGCGCCGGCGTCGTCCGTGGTGGGCGGACCGGAGAACGAGGACCGGGTCGAACTGCACAGCCTGGGCACCGGCCGGCGCCCCCGGGCGGCCCTGGCCGTGGGAACGGCGACCGCACTCGGCACCGCGGAGCGCTACGCCGTCCACTCCGCCATCGCCCTGCTGACCCTGACGACCGAGCGTTCCCGCTCGCTGCAGGCCGCCGAGCAGCGGATCGGGGCGGCCGTGCTGCGCATGCTGCTCGCCGGCCAGCCGGACCATGCCCGGGCCGTGGCCGGGGGACTGTACGGCGGGCTGCTGGACGCACCCTTCCGGATGATCATCGCCGAGTCGGCGTCGGTGTCGGCCGCGCGGGTCGTGGACTCCGGGTCTCGGGTGCCGCTGACCAAGGCGTCCGCCGCGGTGCTGGTCGCGGCCGGCGAGGCGGGCGGCGATCCGCTGGGTGCGCTCACCGAGATCGTCGAGTCCGCGGCGGCCCGCGCCGGGGAGGCGGTACTGGTGGTGCCGGAGGGGGAGGGCGAGAGCGCGCGGCTGGTGGTGCTCGCGGCGGACGGCGGTGCGGCGGTCTCGGCGAGCGCGGAGTACGCGGCGGCGCTGGAGGCGACGCGCGTGGGAACCGTGTCGGAGCAGCCCGGGTTCATCGACGACGAGCTGGTCGTCGGCCTGTCGGCGCCGGCCGGGCCCATCGCCGCGGCGGCGGCGTACAAGCAGGCCGAGCAGGCGCTGTCGGTGGCCCGGCGGCGCGGGCGGGTGTTCGTGGAGCACGAGCAGCTGGCCGCGGGGTCCGTGCTGCCGTTGCTCGCGGACGACGCGGTGAAGGCGTTCGCCGACGGGCTGCTGCGGGCGCTGCACGAGCACGACGCGACGGGCCGCGGCGACCTGGTGGCCTCCTTGCGGGCATGGCTGTCCCGGCACGGGCAGTGGGACGCGGCGGCGGCGGACCTGGGGGTGCACCGGCACACGCTGCGGTACCGGATGCGGCGGGTGGAGGAGATCCTCGGCCGCTCGCTGGACGACGCGGACGTACGGATGGAGCTCTGGCTGGCGCTTAAGGCGACGTCGACGGAGTAG
- the gabT gene encoding 4-aminobutyrate--2-oxoglutarate transaminase: MSAVPQERRVVTAIPGPKSQELQARRTAAVAQGVGSVLPVFTARAGGGILEDVDGNRLIDFGSGIAVTSVGASAEAVVRRASAQLADFTHTCFMVTPYEGYVEVAEALAELTPGDHAKKSALFNSGAEAVENAVKIARAYTKRQAVVVFDHGYHGRTNLTMALTAKNMPYKHGFGPFAPEVYRVPVAYGYRWPTGPENAGPEAAAQAIDQITKQVGPDNVAAIIIEPVLGEGGFIEPAKGFLPAIRQFAADNGIVFVADEIQSGFCRTGQWFACEDEGIVPDLITTAKGIAGGLPLAAVTGRAEIMDAAHAGGLGGTYGGNPVACAGALGSIETMKELDLNARAKNIEAIMKARLGAMAEKFDIVGDVRGRGAMIAIELVKDRATKEPNPEATAALAKACHAEGLLVLTCGTYGNVLRFLPPLVIGEDLLNEGLDIIEQAFARI; the protein is encoded by the coding sequence ATGAGCGCAGTTCCGCAGGAGCGCCGCGTAGTCACCGCCATCCCCGGTCCGAAGTCGCAGGAGTTGCAGGCCCGCCGTACCGCCGCGGTCGCGCAGGGCGTGGGCTCCGTGCTGCCCGTCTTCACCGCGCGCGCGGGCGGCGGCATCCTCGAGGACGTCGACGGCAACCGGCTCATCGACTTCGGTTCCGGCATCGCGGTGACCAGCGTCGGCGCTTCCGCCGAGGCCGTCGTACGCCGGGCGTCCGCCCAGCTCGCGGACTTCACCCACACCTGCTTCATGGTCACGCCGTACGAGGGGTACGTCGAGGTCGCCGAGGCCCTGGCCGAGCTGACGCCCGGTGACCACGCCAAGAAGTCCGCGCTGTTCAACTCGGGCGCCGAGGCCGTCGAGAACGCCGTCAAGATCGCGCGCGCCTACACCAAGCGGCAGGCCGTCGTCGTCTTCGACCACGGCTACCACGGCCGGACCAACCTGACGATGGCGCTGACCGCGAAGAACATGCCGTACAAGCACGGCTTCGGTCCGTTCGCGCCCGAGGTCTACCGCGTCCCGGTCGCCTACGGCTACCGCTGGCCGACCGGTCCGGAGAACGCCGGCCCCGAGGCCGCCGCGCAGGCCATCGATCAGATCACCAAGCAGGTCGGCCCGGACAACGTCGCCGCGATCATCATCGAGCCGGTGCTCGGCGAGGGCGGCTTCATCGAGCCGGCCAAGGGCTTCCTGCCCGCGATCCGCCAGTTCGCCGCCGACAACGGCATCGTGTTCGTCGCCGACGAGATCCAGTCCGGCTTCTGCCGCACCGGCCAGTGGTTCGCCTGCGAGGACGAGGGCATCGTCCCGGACCTGATCACCACCGCCAAGGGCATCGCCGGCGGTCTGCCGCTGGCCGCCGTGACCGGTCGCGCGGAGATCATGGACGCCGCGCACGCCGGTGGCCTCGGTGGCACGTACGGCGGTAACCCCGTCGCCTGCGCCGGCGCGCTCGGCTCCATCGAGACGATGAAGGAGCTGGACCTCAACGCCAGGGCGAAGAACATCGAGGCGATCATGAAGGCCCGCCTGGGCGCCATGGCCGAGAAGTTCGACATCGTCGGCGACGTCCGCGGCCGCGGCGCCATGATCGCCATCGAGCTGGTCAAGGACCGCGCCACCAAGGAGCCGAACCCGGAGGCGACCGCCGCGCTCGCCAAGGCCTGCCACGCCGAGGGCCTGCTGGTCCTTACCTGTGGCACCTACGGCAACGTGCTGCGTTTCCTGCCGCCGCTGGTCATCGGCGAGGACCTGCTGAACGAGGGTCTCGACATCATCGAGCAGGCCTTCGCCCGCATCTGA
- a CDS encoding phosphatase PAP2 family protein, producing the protein MGDIRPWPPQLRPGRALAHTPGASGSGSPHRSDSRPPQTPRGARPSGPDGRLGTTPPVPGRPTSLFLLLGLPALLFALITWQVMADGRLVDLDEAASRALIHPDRLSELLADLGNVPVAVPVLAVVLVYVTWRHRRTGTDHWWQPAAAAAVLMALVPALIVPLKELTDRPGTPAVPPATGYYPSGHTATAVVAYGAAALLLLPWLRTAPARRTVLALCAALNLGVAFGLVRRGYHWPLDVVASWCLGTVLMTLLWLFLARAGRSQPK; encoded by the coding sequence CTGGGCGACATCAGGCCGTGGCCTCCCCAGCTTCGACCTGGTCGTGCCCTCGCGCACACACCCGGAGCTTCCGGCTCCGGATCTCCTCACCGATCGGACAGTCGCCCGCCCCAAACCCCCCGGGGCGCGCGACCATCCGGTCCGGACGGCCGCCTCGGAACCACCCCCCCTGTTCCGGGGCGGCCGACCTCCCTCTTTCTCCTTCTCGGGCTTCCGGCCCTTCTCTTCGCGCTCATCACCTGGCAGGTGATGGCCGACGGCCGGCTGGTCGACCTCGACGAGGCGGCCAGCCGGGCCCTGATCCACCCCGACCGCCTCTCCGAACTCCTCGCGGACCTCGGCAATGTGCCGGTCGCGGTACCGGTCCTCGCGGTCGTCCTCGTCTACGTCACCTGGCGGCATCGCCGCACCGGTACAGACCATTGGTGGCAGCCGGCCGCCGCAGCGGCCGTCCTGATGGCCCTGGTCCCGGCCCTGATCGTCCCCCTCAAGGAACTGACCGACCGTCCGGGCACCCCGGCCGTGCCGCCCGCCACCGGCTACTACCCGTCGGGCCACACGGCCACGGCGGTCGTCGCGTACGGCGCCGCGGCCCTGCTCCTCCTCCCCTGGCTGCGCACCGCGCCCGCCCGCCGCACCGTCCTCGCCCTGTGCGCCGCCCTCAACCTGGGCGTCGCCTTCGGCCTGGTCCGGCGCGGCTACCACTGGCCACTGGACGTGGTGGCCAGTTGGTGCCTCGGCACGGTGCTCATGACGCTGCTGTGGCTGTTCCTCGCCCGCGCAGGCCGTTCTCAGCCGAAGTAG